One Brassica napus cultivar Da-Ae chromosome C2, Da-Ae, whole genome shotgun sequence DNA window includes the following coding sequences:
- the LOC125582268 gene encoding glutathione S-transferase T3-like, translated as MDPFSLNSPGFVNLLTSQSSQPIDLGCSEVPKPAERQKWTTKEDVVLISAWLNTSKDPIVSNEQKAEAFWKRIEEYVNASPLLVGSVPREWSQCKQRWGRVNEQVCKFVGSHEAALKEQASGQNENDVMKAAHDIFFNDYHVKFTLEHCWRELKFDQKWRSYSLSREGAKEKKKEPAEEVAAEEDVRPHGVKASKASKRKKHGNEAAFDQIGSILAAKNHISKQKILDRLLARNEDTLSAQEYIDYDIFEPNANSMYCFVGHGLQVDACGGGCL; from the exons ATGGATCCTTTTTCCCTTAATTCTCCCGGTTTTGTTAACCTACTCACTTCCCAGAGCAGTCAGCCAATAGATTTAGGGTGTTCAGAGGTTCCTAAACCTGCTGAAAGGCAAAAGTGGACAACGAAAGAAGATGTGGTGCTGATCAGTGCTTGGCTCAACACCAGCAAGGATCCAATCGTGAGTAATGAGCAAAAGGCAGAAGCTTTTTGGAAGCGAATAGAGGAGTATGTAAATGCTAGCCCTCTGCTTGTTGGCTCCGTTCCTAGGGAGTGGAGTcaatgtaagcagaggtggggaaggGTGAATGAGCAGGTGTGCAAGTTTGTGGGAAGCCATGAAGCCGCTTTGAAGGAGCAGGCGAGTGGACAAAACGAGAATGATGTCATGAAGGCTGCTCATGACATCTTCTTTAATGACTACCATGTCAAGTTCACACTGGAACATTGTTGGAGAGAGCTTAAGTTTGATCAAAAATGGAGATCATATTCTTTGTCGAGAGAGGGTGCAAAGGAGAAAAAGAAGGAACCTGCGGAGGAGGTGGCTGCGGAGGAAGATGTTAGGCCACATGGTGTTAAGGCTAGCAAAGCATCCAAACGAAAGAAGCACGGGAATGAAGCAGCGTTTGATCAGATTGGGAGCATATTAGCCGCGAAAAATCACATATCCAAACAGAAAATCCTTGACCGGTTGCTAGCAAGAAATGAAGATACACTTTCTGCTCAAGAA TATATTGATTATGATATATTTGAACCAAATGCTAACAGTATGTATTGCTTTGTAGGTCACGGGTTGCAGGTGGATGCGTGTGGAGGTGGATGCTTGTAA
- the LOC106381307 gene encoding mitogen-activated protein kinase kinase 9-like (The RefSeq protein has 1 substitution compared to this genomic sequence) encodes MALVRERRQLNLRLRLPPISDRRFSLPSITTAASSTVLSNSISAADLEKLNVLGCGNSGTVYKVSHKNTLYALKTVNGDMDPILTRQLMREMEILRRTDSPYVVKCHGIFEKPVVGEVSILMEYMDGGTLESLRGAVTEKRLAGFARQILKGLSYLHGLKIVHRDIKPANLLLNSKGEVKIADFGVSKILVRSLDSCNSYVGTCAYMSPERFDSGGGSSDVYAGDIWSFGLMMLELLVGHFPLLPPGQRPDWATLMCAVCFGEPPRAPEGCSEEFRSFVDCCLRKDSTKRWTASQLLGHPFLQEEL; translated from the coding sequence ATGGCTCTTGTTAGAGAACGTCGTCAGCTCAACCTCCGTCTCCGTCTCCCTCCCATCTCCGACCGCCGCTTCTCCCTCCCCTCCATCACCACCGCCGCCTCCTCAACCGTCCTCTCTAACTCCATCTCCGCCGCCGATCTCGAGAAACTCAACGTCCTCGGATGCGGAAACAGCGGGACTGTTTACAAAGTCAGCCACAAGAACACTCTCTACGCTCTGAAAACAGTCAACGGCGACATGGACCCGATCCTAACAAGACAGTTGATGCGAGAGATGGAGATACTCCGGCGCACAGATTCTCCTTACGTCGTAAAGTGTCACGGAATCTTCGAGAAACCAGTCGTCGGTGAAGTATCGATTCTGATGGAGTACATGGACGGCGGGACTCTAGAGTCTCTCCGCGGCGCCGTGACGGAGAAACGCCTCGCGGGGTTCGCTAGACAGATCTTGAAAGGGCTGAGTTACTTGCACGGTCTAAAGATCGTACACAGAGACATTAAACCGGCGAATCTACTCCTTAACTCGAAGGGCGAGGTTAAGATCGCTGACTTTGGAGTTAGCAAGATCTTGGTCCGGTCTTTGGATTCTTGCAACTCTTATGTCGGAACGTGTGCTTATATGAGTCCGGAGAGGTTTGACTCGGGAGGAGGAAGCTCTGATGTATACGCCGGAGATATTTGGAGTTTCGGATTGATGATGTTGGAGCTTCTTGTCGGTCACTTTCCGTTATTACCGCCGGGACAGAGACCAGACTGGGCGACGCTAATGTGCGCCGTGTGTTTTGGAGAACCGCCGCGAGCGCCCGAAGGATGCTCTGAAGAGTTTAGGAGCTTTGTTGATTGTTGTTTACGTAAAGATTCTACTAAGAGATGGACGGCTTCGCAGCTTCTTGGCCATCCTTTTCTCCGGGAAGAGCTTTGA
- the LOC106378114 gene encoding splicing factor 3B subunit 4-like, which translates to MKDNRRKRDRHSRRKAATEERRRMKAVKDKEKAIDDGEEDREKRSLMESGTKLRPGYMVINNGMIHYQSKPIKVFNMIKLHGKSIRVNKDTKSLDVGANLFIGNLDHASICLGGNVLHFRSCKDRDTMNSRGFGFISYGSYDASHAATEGMAG; encoded by the exons ATGAAAGACAATCGTCGGAAACGAGATCGGCACAGTAGGAGGAAAGCTGCGACGGAAGAAAGGAGGAGGATGAAAGCGGTGAAGGATAAAGAGAAAGCCATTGATGATGGTGAAgaggatagagagaagagatcACTAATGGAGAGTGGGACAAAGCTAAGGCCAGGATACATGGTGATAAACAATGGCATGATTCATTATCAATCAAAG CCAATTAAGGTTTTTAACATGATTAAGCTCCATGGGAAGTCTATACGCGTTAACAAAG ATACGAAGAGCTTGGATGTTGGTGCTAACCTTTTCATTGGAAACCTTGACCATGCAAGTATATGTCTTGGTGGTAATG TTCTTCATTTCAGATCATGTAAGGATCGTGATACCATGAACTCACGTGGTTTCGGTTTCATCAGTTATGGCTCCTATGACGCATCTCATGCTGCTACTGAG GGAATGGCCGGATAA
- the LOC106380386 gene encoding putative nuclease HARBI1 produces the protein MSSSSSSDEADKAFDEMVDEVVDNFIDTIVDGQTNKPKRRAYIERDREQGHNQLWKDYFMENPTYPPEMFRRRFRMNKPLFLRIVDRLSSEVPYFQQRRNASGRYGLSPLQKCTAAKCMLAYGQSGDRNDEYLRLGDSTSRLCLENFTDTIIQLFGDEYLRSPTPEDLQRLLDVGEVRGFPGMIGNIDCMHWEWKNCPTAWKGQFTRGSGKPTIILEAVASQDLWIWHTFFSLPGTLNDINVLDRSPVFDDILHGRAPKVKFKVNNHTYHMAYYLTDGIYPNWSTFIQSIPLPQGPKAEKFAEKQESARKDVERAFGVLQSRFAIVKNPALQWDKEKIGKIMRTCVILHNMIVENERHGYAQINTSEFESGESSRGSKVTSRESIHAGDMLGMHREVRDQEKHARLKADLMENIW, from the coding sequence atgtcttcctcatcatcaAGTGATGAAGCAGATAAAGCTTTTGATGAAATGGTCGACGAAGTAGTTGATAATTTCATAGACACAATAGTTGATGGTCAAACCAACAAACCGAAGAgacgagcttatatcgaaagagaCCGAGAACAAGGACACAATCAACTATGGAAAGACTATTTCATGGAAAATCCTACATACCCACCTGAAATGTTTAGGCGGCGTTTccgaatgaacaagccattgttccttcgcattgtcgatCGCCTAAGCAGTGAAGTTCCCTACTTTCAGCAAAGGAGAAATGCTTCCGGAAGGTACGGGCTATCTCCTCTTCAAAAATGTACGGCAGCTAAATGTATGCTCGCATATGGTCAATCGGGAGACAGaaatgacgaatatctccgacttggtgataGTACATCACGTTtatgtttggaaaatttcaCTGATACGATAATACAattgtttggagatgagtatctacgaagcCCTACACCAGAAGATCTTCAACGATTACTCGATGTTGGAGAGGTACGGGGGTTTCCGGGAATGATAGGCaacatcgactgtatgcattgggagtggaaaaactgcccaacgGCTTGGAAAGGTCAGTTCACACGGGGttcaggaaagccgacaattATCTTAGAAGCCGTggcatcacaagatctttggatatggcacacATTTTTCAGCTTACCAGGTACActcaacgatatcaatgttcttgatcggtcacctgtttttgatgacatcttacatggtcgagcacctaaagttaagttcaaggtcaacaaccacacttatcATATGGCCTACTATCTTACTGACGGAATTTATCCAAactggtcaacatttatccaatccatcccacttcctcaaggtcctaaagccgAGAAATTTGCAGAAAAGCAAGAATCCgccagaaaagatgtcgaacgggcttttggagtattgcagtcgaggtttgcaattgttaaaaacccagctctacaatgggacaaggaaaagataggaaagataatgagaacttgtgtcatattgcacaatatgatagtagagaacGAACGACACGGATACGCTCAAATAAATACTTCGGAGTTCGAATCAGGAGAGTCAAGCAGAGGTTCAAAGGTGACAAGCAGAGAAAGTATTCATGCTGGTGATATGTTAGGCATGCACAGAGAAGTTCGAGATCAAGAGAAGCATGCtcgtttgaaagctgatttaatggaaaatatttggtaa